A region of the Hydra vulgaris chromosome 12, alternate assembly HydraT2T_AEP genome:
gAGCTTCCCTGCCTTATCTTGGTGACTAGCCTCTGTAACTAATTTGACAGCGCGTTCTATGCTCTGCGCATGAGAAGGAAATTCAAGTAAGTTCGGAACTTCTTTAGTTGCAATTATTGCATCGATTTGGTCATCCTTCAACTATATTGTTGATGCCGGTTCACTGCTTTTCTTAAAGTCAATTAATTCTGTCCAAGAAGTTGCTTGAAAGTTTATGTCAACATTAACAATATTTGTAACACGGCATTCTTTATCTTTACTTGTTCTGAGTTTTTTAATGACTAGTAACGCCTGTTCTCTTATGTTAGAATCTTCATCTCTAAGcatacaatataaaaagttctcAGGCAATagaaaatatgaatttttttttagatttttaaaacaaatattctgTATTTCCTCATCTTGCTTTCTTATCTGTTCTGTCATTTTAAAGAATATACTCGGAGAATCCATAAATTTAGAAGACCTTTTGATAAGAAACCAAATGTATGCATACACTTGTACAATAAAATTCACAAGCCTTACATGCTCTAGACTTGGTGCTTCAGTACGAGTATACAAAGCCATGATTCGAATTGCTAAAGTCAACCATCTTGCATTGTTTAGTGgaccaatttttcttttaaaaaatatgggaTTAACAAATCCTTTAGAAATTCCGagacaatatttaaataatagtctTTGATCgtgatttaaatcattaattacTTCAATGGGAATATTTAGTATCTCCACTGGAGTATCAATTTTGGTAAACTTCACTTGTGGGTTAAGATGGAAATCTATAGAAACTTGCTTTCCAATAGGTCCTGAAAATTTATTTGGACACTTCGAACTGCCATCAACTATTTTGAATACTTTTCGAAATGGAAGTTCATTGTGATGCAAAGTACATCCGATAAGGtgtattttt
Encoded here:
- the LOC136089133 gene encoding uncharacterized protein LOC136089133, with amino-acid sequence MEAVRYDVSSRAAAALANALLLDYGIIKHRDLNQVVDRSKIEREKKKIMSRYGDQHDNNLSNLVCLGVDGKDDKNVLQFKDVIENGKTRLLRVTEKEHHLTFTNENSFKNGSYLSHKNLPSNGATGLLQIEVVYNVLKEYDSLNSVPALLLDNTNVNTGFKTGVVACLEKKLERKIHLIGCTLHHNELPFRKVFKIVDGSSKCPNKFSGPIGKQVSIDFHLNPQVKFTKIDTPVEILNIPIEVINDLNHDQRLLFKYCLGISKGFVNPIFFKRKIGPLNNARWLTLAIRIMALYTRTEAPSLEHVRLVNFIVQVYAYIWFLIKRSSKFMDSPSIFFKMTEQIRKQDEEIQNICFKNLKKNSYFLLPENFLYCMLRDEDSNIREQALLVIKKLRTSKDKECRVTNIVNVDINFQATSWTELIDFKKSSEPASTI